DNA sequence from the Synergistaceae bacterium genome:
TTCGTCGGAGCAGTCCTCACGGCAACGTCAGTGTCAATCACCGTCGAAGCCCTGAAGGAGCTCGGCAAGATGTCAACGAAGGTCGGCAACACGATTCTTGCTGCGGCACTGATAGACGATATTCTGGGCTTAATCTGCCTCACGGTTATCACAGGAATTGCCGGCGGAGACGTGAACATCTGGCTCGTGCTTGTGAAGATTCTCGGGTTCTTCCTGTTCGTGGGGATTGCCGGGCTGGCGTACTACAACTGGATGGTGTGGTCGGACAGAGTGCAGGAGGAGCGCAACCTCCGGCGTTATCCTGTTATGGGTTTCGCGTTCTGCCTGTTCATGGCGTGGGCGGCGGAAGTCGTCTTCGGCGTTGCGGACATCATCGGTGCTTTCGCGGCCGGAATGATTATCGCGATGTCGCCTAAAGGCCAGTACGTTGCGAGCAAGTTCGACACGATAGCGTACCTGCTGCTGACACCGATATTCTTCGCGAACATCGGCCTTGAAGTTACTCTGCCGGAGTTCTCGTACGACCTGATGACGTTCACGGCGGCACTCCTGATTGTGAGCATAATCTCCAAGCTATGGGGCTGCGGGCTCGGAGCGTTGATGTGCGGGTTCAGCAAGAGGCAGAGCTACCAGATAGGGCTGGGAATGGTCTGCAGGGGAGAGGTTGCGCTTATCGTTGCGGGCAAGGGAATGGCGATGAACCTCATCAGTGAGGATTATCTCGGCCCGATAGTTATCATGATAATCGTGTGTACGATAATCACGCCCATCTTCCTGAAGGATGCCTTCAAGGGTGCTGACGAGGCAGGAAGCACGGTGTTCGAGGATAACTTCATGGTGAACGAGCAGGCCGACGAGATAGCGGAAGATATGTTCCACCGAAGGAGTCTTCTGGCACAGCAGACGTACGGCGGCGAATAACAACAATCCCTCCCTCAGCGTTTGGGGGAGGGAATTTTTCTGCCCGCTTACTTAATCACCTTCAAGGCCTTCCTGTCTATCGTCAGTGCAACGAACACTAGGAACACAATCCCCTTGATGAGCTGCTGCGTCGCCGACTCAAGCCCCAGCATAACGAGCCCGTTGTTCAGCACCGTGTACATTAACGTTCCTACGATAATGTTCGAGAAACGCACCTTCGCACCGCCCGTAATCGGCAGTCCTCCGAGAACAAGCGAGATTAATATCTGTGTCTCAAGCTGGTTGCCCGCAGTCGCCGTGATCGAACCTACCTTGATGACGTTCACGAACGCCGCTAGCCCCGTCAGTGCCCCCGCCGCAACGAACACCCAGAACTTCACCCTGTCCGTCCGAACGCCCGAGAACCTTGCCGCAGTCTCGCCGCTCCCGACAGCCTTAACGTCCGCGCCGATACGCGTGAACCTGAACAAGAACCACGCAACTACAAGCACCGCAACCGTTACGCCTATCTTGAGGTTGTCGCTGTCGAGAGCCTTGATGGCCGCGCTCGCAGGTATGGCCGTCTCAGTCGTCATGTACGCGCATACTCCCCTGAACAGGTACATTGTGCAGATCGTTACGATGAAGCTCTGGAGCTTGAACTTCACGTGAAAGAAACCGTTGACCGCCCCGATTAATGCGCCTGTGAGAATCCCTCCGGCTATCGCTAACGGTATGCTGTAGAACGACAGCTCAGAGATTACGATTGAAGCAACACCGAGCGTAGAACCCTCCGTGAAGTCGATTGAACCCAGCGTCATCACGAAGAACACTCCCGTAGCAACTATCATCGGGTAATACACCTGCGACATCAGAAGCCGCAACCTTCTCGGCTGCATTATCCTGCCTTCCGTGAGCCAGTACATTACTCCCAGAATCACCACAAGCCCGATGAACGGCAGCAACCCTTTGAACGTGTCGCTAGCCAATAACGCAGAGAGTCCCGAAGGCTCATCATTGTTTTTCCGTGCCATTGTTCCCGCCTCCTACACCATTTTTGCGATGAGGTCTTCCTCGCTCAGGCTCTCTGACCTCATGAACTCTCCGTTGATACGTCCGTCCTTCATGATAAGTATCCTGTCAGACATTCCCAGCAGTTCGGGTATCTCTTCGGAAATCATGATGATGGATTTTCCCTGCGCACGCAATTCCGACATCAGCGCGTATATCGCCTGCTTCACCTTCACGTCAATTCCCCTCGTCGGAGAGTCCAGCACGAGAATGTCACTGCCCTTGCCTATCCAGCGCGCTAGGACTACCTTCTGTTTGTTGCCGCCCGACAGGTCAGAGACGAACTGATTTATTCCCTGCATCTTCGTCTGCATCTGCTCGGCGTATTTCTGCGCAAAACGGCTCAGCTTTCCGCCCCAGAGTATGTGCTTCTCCGCGAGGTCATCAATCGACGGAAGAACAATGTTGTTCCTGATGCTCTCGGCCAAGATGACGGACTCGTTGTCCCTGTCCTTGCTGGCGTAGGCTATCGAGTGCTTTATGGCTGTAGGAATATCGTTGATGGCTGTACCGTCCGCGAGGGTTACCGTGCCTGTCCTGTCCCACGACGCGCCGAAGACCGCTTTACCCGCTTCATGCATTCCGCATTCACTCAGGCCGCCGAAACCGAGAATCTCTCCCCTGTGGAGCTCGAACGAGATGTCCTCGAGCTGGCCGGGTACAGAGACGTTCTTCACGCTCAGCACAACATCGCTGCTTATCTCTGTGCCGTAGTCCGTCCTGTAGTACGCTGTGCCGATGTCCCTGCCGACCATCAGCTTCCGTAAGCCGTCCTCGTCGATGTCCTTAGCGTTCACCGTGTCGATGTATTCGCCGTCCCGCAGGACTGTGATTGTGTCGCTGTGCGAGAGGATTTCGGCCAAGTCGTGAGAAATGAATATCACGCTCCGTCCGTCCGCCCTCACTGCGTCCATAATCTTATACAGCTCGAGCCTGCCGTTCTGTGAAAGCGCGGTTGTCGTCTCGTCAACGATTAGGATTTTGGGCTTCATGTAGGTTGCCTTCACAATCTCGACGAGCTTTCTGTCCTCGAAGTTGTAGCTGTCTATCATTGCACCAGCACGAATCTTCCCGAAGCCGTAATCATCAAGCAGCTTCTGTGCCTCCCGAATCATCGCGCGCGTGTCCTTGATGCCCCAGTGCATGAAGGGTTCTTCGTGCCCCAGAAAGATATTCTCCGCGACGCTCAAGCCCGACAGCGTGCCCATCTCCTGAACTATGATCGAGACTCCCGCGTCGTTTGCCTCTACCTGATTGCGTACGCTCAGTGCCTTGCCGTCAAGGGTGAACGTCCCTCCGCCAATGGTGTAAATCCCGCAAAGCATCTGGCAGAACGTCGACTTCCCCGAACCGTTCTCCCCGATGAGCGCGCGTATCTCTCCTGCCTCGATGTTCAGGCTAACGTCGT
Encoded proteins:
- a CDS encoding cation:proton antiporter, encoding MEDYTYLLSLCVIIMSTKIFSILSRRAQLPQVVGALMAGLFFGPAILGAITKHFFGAAFCLQPSPLLSRMAELGVIVIMFTAGMETNVDELKASGKVGFLVALLGVLAPLGLGAGLMFFFDDNATFASAIFVGAVLTATSVSITVEALKELGKMSTKVGNTILAAALIDDILGLICLTVITGIAGGDVNIWLVLVKILGFFLFVGIAGLAYYNWMVWSDRVQEERNLRRYPVMGFAFCLFMAWAAEVVFGVADIIGAFAAGMIIAMSPKGQYVASKFDTIAYLLLTPIFFANIGLEVTLPEFSYDLMTFTAALLIVSIISKLWGCGLGALMCGFSKRQSYQIGLGMVCRGEVALIVAGKGMAMNLISEDYLGPIVIMIIVCTIITPIFLKDAFKGADEAGSTVFEDNFMVNEQADEIAEDMFHRRSLLAQQTYGGE
- a CDS encoding ABC transporter permease, giving the protein MARKNNDEPSGLSALLASDTFKGLLPFIGLVVILGVMYWLTEGRIMQPRRLRLLMSQVYYPMIVATGVFFVMTLGSIDFTEGSTLGVASIVISELSFYSIPLAIAGGILTGALIGAVNGFFHVKFKLQSFIVTICTMYLFRGVCAYMTTETAIPASAAIKALDSDNLKIGVTVAVLVVAWFLFRFTRIGADVKAVGSGETAARFSGVRTDRVKFWVFVAAGALTGLAAFVNVIKVGSITATAGNQLETQILISLVLGGLPITGGAKVRFSNIIVGTLMYTVLNNGLVMLGLESATQQLIKGIVFLVFVALTIDRKALKVIK
- a CDS encoding sugar ABC transporter ATP-binding protein, which encodes MSTLLKAEHIDKRFGITHAVNDVSLNIEAGEIRALIGENGSGKSTFCQMLCGIYTIGGGTFTLDGKALSVRNQVEANDAGVSIIVQEMGTLSGLSVAENIFLGHEEPFMHWGIKDTRAMIREAQKLLDDYGFGKIRAGAMIDSYNFEDRKLVEIVKATYMKPKILIVDETTTALSQNGRLELYKIMDAVRADGRSVIFISHDLAEILSHSDTITVLRDGEYIDTVNAKDIDEDGLRKLMVGRDIGTAYYRTDYGTEISSDVVLSVKNVSVPGQLEDISFELHRGEILGFGGLSECGMHEAGKAVFGASWDRTGTVTLADGTAINDIPTAIKHSIAYASKDRDNESVILAESIRNNIVLPSIDDLAEKHILWGGKLSRFAQKYAEQMQTKMQGINQFVSDLSGGNKQKVVLARWIGKGSDILVLDSPTRGIDVKVKQAIYALMSELRAQGKSIIMISEEIPELLGMSDRILIMKDGRINGEFMRSESLSEEDLIAKMV